The Chroicocephalus ridibundus unplaced genomic scaffold, bChrRid1.1 SCAFFOLD_718, whole genome shotgun sequence DNA segment TCAAAACCCAATGGGGGAACCTCAGAACGTCATGGGGCAACATCAGAACctcatggggcaacctcagaacccaatggggaAACCTCAGCACCAActtgggcaacctcagaacctcatgggcaacATAGAACCCAATGGGGAAACCTCAGCACCAActtgggcaacctcagaacccaatggcgcaacctcagaacctcttggggcaacctcagaacccaatggggcaacctcagaacctcatgggcaacATCAGAACCCAATGgagcaacctcagaacctcatggggcaacctcagaacctcatggggaAACCTCAAaacccaatggggcaacctcaAAACCTCaagggcaacctcagaacccaatggggGAACCTCAGAACGTCATGGGGCAACATGAGAACctcatggggcaacctcagaacctcatggggaAACCTCAGCACCAACTTGGGCAACCTCAGAAACTCATGGGCAACATCAGAACctcatggggcaacctcagaacctcatgggcaacATAGAACCCAATGGGGAAACCTCAGCACCAActtgggcaacctcagaacccaatggcacaacctcagaacccaatggggcaacctcagaacctcatgggcaacctcagaacACCATGGGCAAACTCACAACACCATGGGCAAACTCACAACACCATGGGCAAACTCACAACATCATGGGCAAACTCACAACATCATGGGCAAACTCACAACATCATGGGCAAACTCACAACATCATGGGACAATCTCAGCACCAActtgggcaacctcagaacccaatggggcaacctcagaacttCATGGGACAACCTCAGAACCTCTTGGGACAACCCCAGAACACAATGGAGCAACATTAGAACCTCATGGACAAGGTCAGAACCCcatgggcaacctcagaaccccatggggcaacctcagaacctcatggggcaacctcagaacctcatggggcaacctcagaacccaatggggaAACCTCAACACCAACTTGGGCAACCTCGGAACCTCATGGGCAACATCAGAACACCATGGGCAACCTCAGAACAccatggggcaacctcagaacacCATGGGGCAACCTCAAAACCTCAAGGGCAACCTCAAAACCTCAAGGGCAACCTCAGCACACGATGGGACAATCTCAGCACCAACTTGGGCAACATCAGAACCCCATGGGGCAAtctcagaacctcatgggcaacctcagaacACCATGGGCAAACTCACAACAtcatgggcaacctcagaacccaatggggcaacctcagaacctcttGGGATAACCCCAGAACACAATGGAGCAACATTAGAACCTCATGGGCAAGGtcagaacctcatgggcaacATCAGAACCTCATGGGGGAACTCCAACACCCAATGGgacaacctcagaacctcatgggaaacctctgaaCCCAATAGGGCAACCTCAGAACATCATTGGAAAACCTCAGAACAtcatgggcaacctcagaaccacatggggcaacctcagaacttCATGGCAACCTCAGGACCCAATGGGGAAACCTCAGAACCAAgttgggcaacctcagaacctcatgggcaacCTCAGCACCAACTTGAGCAACAtcagaacctcatgggcaacATCAGAACCCCATGGGGGAACCTCAGAACACCATGGGCAACCTCAAAACCTCATGGGGCAACATCTGAACctcatggggcaacctcagaaccccaTGGAGagcctcagaacctcatggggcaacctcagaacttcatgggcaacctcagaacccctTGGgacaacctcagaacctcatgggcaaTCTCAGAACAtcatgggcaacctcagaaccccaTGGGCAGCCTCAGCAGCCAGTTGAGCTAACTCAGAACGtcatgggcaacctcagaacctcatgggcatCCTCAGCACCTGgttgggcaacctcagaacccaatcgggcaacctcagaaccccaTGGGCAACCTCAGCACCCAATGGGCCAACCTCAGAAGCTCgtgggcaacctcagaacccaatggggcaacctcagaaccccaTGGGCAACCTCAGCACCCAATGGGCCAACCTCAGAAGCTCgtgggcaacctcagaacccaatggggcaacctcCGAACCCtatgggcaacctcagaacctaatgggcaacctcagaacccaatggggcaacctcagaacccaatggggcaacctcaAAACCTCATGGGCAACCTCAGCACCCGATGGGACAATCTCAGCACCAActtgggcaacctcagaacctctttgggcaacctcaGAATCCAGTGGGGCAGcctcagaacccaatggggcaacctcagaacctcttGGGACAACCTCAGAACCCAGTGGGGCAACATTAGAACCtcatgggcaacctcagaacctcacgGGGCAACCTCAGAATGTAATGGGGCACCCTCAGAACCCCATGCGGCAACCTCAGAACCtaatggggcaacctcagaacctcttGGGACAACCCCAGAACCCAGTGGGGCAACATTAGAACCtcatgggcaacctcagaacctcacgGGGCAACCTCAGAATGTAATGGGGCACCCTCAGAACCCCATGCGGCAACCTCAGAACCtaatggggcaacctcagaaccctataggcaacctcagaacctcttGGGACAACCCcagaacccaatggggcaacctcagaacccaatggaGCAACCTCAGAACCTCTTGGGACAACCCCAGAACCCagtggggcaacctcagaacctcacgGGGCAACCTCAGAATGTAacggggcaacctcagaaccccatgtggcaacctcagaacctaatggggcaacctcagaaccccatgcggcaacctcagaacctctaggggcaacctcagaacctcatggggcaACCTGAGAACCTCACAGGCAAACTCAGCACTCCATGGAGAACCTCAGAACCCGGTTGGGCAACCTCAGCACCCCATGGAGAACCTCCGCCCCCGCATTGGGCCACCTCCGCCCCTAAGTTGGGCCACCTCAGCCCCCCAAGAGGATCGttgccccccaacccccggcGCCGTGTGGCTCACCCAGGGGCGTCTCCTCCAGCTCCGACTTCCCCTCCAGGTCGGCGCCGtgggccaccagcagctccaccaGCGGCACctggaggggggaagaggggtgGGAGACGGTGAGAGGGCCAGCGGGACGCGGGCGGGGCCGTCACCGCGTCCCCAACACCCACCTGTCCCCAACAGGCGGCGGCGTGGAGCGGTTGCCACCCGTCCTCGTCCCTGGCGTCGGGGCTGGCCcggtgctccagcagcagctcggcCGCCTCGGCGTAACCGTTGGCCGCCGCGATGTGAAGCTTGCCGGAAAAAGGAGGCCCGGGGGGCGGGACAGAGAGACAAGgttggggacagcttggccacggttgtcacctccccccccccccgcccacctccATGGGTGTCACCTCTCCTTACCAAGGTGGCGCCGTGACCCCGCGGCGCGTCCAGGTCGTCTCCCGCCTGGATGAGCCGCCGGATCTCCCGGACCATGGCGCGTTCGGTGGCGCCGCGGGCTTCTTCGATTTTCTCCTGGGTGATACCTGACGGGGGACGGAGGGGGGGGTGACAACGGTGACACCGGCGCGCCTCCTGCCGCCGCCCCGTCGCGTCACCCGGGGAAGGGGGAAGCTCACCCTGCTCCGCCATGGCGTTCTCCAGGCACTCCAGCGTCACCTCGTCCTCGCACAGGTCGTAGGGCATGTTGCCGTCCGAGTTGACGGCCAGCAGGTCGGCGCCGCTGGTTTGGGGACAGAAACGGCGGGGTCAGGGTCACCGCGGTGAccgtgtccccttcccctccccccccaccccggctcgcCGCCGCGGTGACGgtccctggtgggggggggggttggtgcggcggtaccgtCGGACGAGGAGCTGGACCAGGCGGAGGTGGCCGCAGGTGGCGGCGGCGTGGAGAGGGGTCCAGAGTTCGCTGTCCCGGGCGTTGACGTCGGCGCCGGCGTCCAGCAGCGTCGTCACCACGTCACCGAAGTCGTCGATGCAGCACTGGCGGGAGGGCAAACGGCGGCAGAGGTCGGGGAGGGCGCCGGGAACGGGGAGATGCCCCCCGTCCCCGTCCAGTTgcggcaacctcagaacctcatgagGCAACCTCAGAACACCATGGGGAACGTCAGAACACCATGGGGCAACCTCAACGcccaatggggcaacctcagaacacAATGGAGCAATGTCAGAACCCCATTGGGCAAgctcagaacctcatgggcaacCTCAGAATGCAgttgggcaacctcagaacccaagGGGGCAACCTCAAAACCTCATGGGCAACATCAGTGCGTGGAGGGGCAAtctcagaacctcatggggcaagctcagaacctcatgggcaacATCAGAACCTTGTgaggcaacctcagaacccagttgggcaacctcagaacccagtggggcaacctcagaacccagtGGGGCAACCCCTGAACCTCATGGGCAAGCTCAGAACCTCATGGGACAACCTCAGAACCCAgttgggcaacctcagaacccattGGGCAACGtcagaacccaatggggcaacctcagaaacTCATGGGGGAACCTCAGAACCCAGTtaggcaacctcagaacctcaagGGCAACATCAGTGCTTGGAgaggcaacctcagaacccaatggggcaacctcagaatccaatggggcaacctcagaatcCAATGGGGCAACATCAGTACTTGGAGGGTCAACCTCTGAACCTCATGGgacaacctcagaacctcatgggcaacatcagaatccaatggggcaacctcagaacctcatgggcaacATCAGAACCTTATgaggcaacctcagaacccagcGGGGCAACCTCAGTGCATGGAGGGGCAATCTCAGAACCTCATGGGGGAACCTCAGAAACCAGTTGGGCAACCTCAGAATGCAATGGGGAAACCTCAGAAGTTCATGCGCCAACCTCAAAACCCAgttgggcaacctcagaacccaatggggcaaGCCCAGAGCCTCATGGGACAACATCAGAACCTattggggcaacctcagaacctcatggtcaacctcagaacccaatggggcaacctcagaacccagtGCaacaacctcagaacctcatgggaaACCTCAGAAGCCcatgggcaacctcagaacctcatgggggAACCTCAAaacccaatggggcaacctcagaacctcatgggacaacctcagaacccaatgggCAACCTCAGAACACCATGGGAccacctcagaacctcatgggaaACCTCAGCACCCGAGGAGCAACCTCAGAAGCtcatgggcaacctcagaacACCATGGGGCAACCTCCAAACATCATGGGCAAGCTACGAACCtaatggggcaacctcagaaccctaTGGGGGACCCTCAGAACACCATGGACAACCTCATAACCTCATGCATGGGACAATCTCAGCACCAACTTGGGCAACGTCAGAACAGAATGgagcaacctcagaacccaatggggcaacctTAGAACCTCTTGGgacaacctcagaacccaatggagcaacctcagaacctcatgggggAACCTCAACACCCAATGGGACAACCTCAGAACCCAACGGGGAAACCTCTGAACCCAATAGGGCAACCTCAGAACTtcatggggcaacctcagaaccccaTGAaaaacctcagaacctcatgggcaacctcagaacctcatgggcaacctcagaacGCAATGGGGAAACCTCAGAAATTCATGGGCCAACCTCAAAACCCAgttgggcaacctcagaacccaatggggcaaGCCCAGAGCCTCATGGGACAACATCAGAACCTACtgggggcaacctcagaacccagtTGGACAATATCAGAACATCACGGGAAACCTCGgaacccaatggggcaacctcagaaccgcGTGgccaacctcagaacctcatggggcaacctcagaacccaatgggACAACCTGAAAAActcatggggcaacctcagaacccagttgggcaacctcagaacccaatggggcaacctcagaacatcatgggcaacctcagcacccaatggggcaacctcagaatcCCATGGGACAACCTCAGAACTtcatgggcaacctcagaacctcatgggggaacctcagaacctcatgggcaacATCAGAACTTCTTGGGACAACCTGAGAACCTCATGGGACAACCCCAGAACCCAGTtaggcaacctcagaacctcatggggcaAGCTCAGAACCCCAAGGGCAACATCAGTGCTTGgaggggcaacctcagaacctcatggggcaACCTCAGTACCCAATGGGGCAATCTCTGAACCTCATGGgacaacctcagaacccaatggggcaacctcagaacgcCAAGGGCAACATCAGTGCTTGGAGGGGCAACCTTAGAACCtcatgggcaacctcagaacGTAATcaggcaacctcagaacctcacagGCCACCTCAGAACCCAATAGGGCAACCTCTGAACCTCATGGCGAACATCAGTGCTTGGATGGGCAACGtcagaacctcatgggcaacctcagaaaccaatggggcaacctcagaacctcatgggggaacctcagaacccaatggggcaacctcagaacctcatggggcaacctcagaacccagttggcaacctcagaacctcatgggggAACCTCAGAATCTCATTGACACCATCATGCCCAAAATGTCCCAGGGATGGAGCCGGGGATGGATTCGGACACCATGGAGGGACGGAGATGGCGCTGGGATCACCGCGTGTCCCTGAGCAGTGGGGACTTCACTGGGACGGAGACGGCGCCGGGATGGACACGGTGCCGGGATGGACATGGCACCGGGATGGAGACGGCGCCAGGATGGACATGGCACTGGGATGGACATGGCACCGGGACGGAGACGGCGCCAGGATGGACATGGCACTGGGACGGACATGGCACCGGGACGGAGACGGCGCCAGGATGGACATGGCACTGGGACGGAGTCACCGACAGGACAGAGAGGACGCCAGGAGGGACACGGCACTGGGACGGACATGGCACCGGGATGGAGATGCCGCCGGGATGGACACAGCGCCGGGACGGAGACACCACCAGGATGGAGACGCCACCAGGAAGGACATGCCACCAGGACGGAGACGGCACCGGGACAGAGATGGCACCGGGATAGAGACGCCACCGGGACGGACACGGCACCAGGACGGACATGGCACCGGAATGGACACGTCGCCGGGATGGACATGGCACAGGGACGGACACGGTGCCAGGATAGAGACGCCACCGGGACGGACATGGCACCGGGACAGAGACGCCGCTGGGACGGAGACACCGCCGGGACAGAGATGCCGACAGGATGGAGACGGTGCCGGGATGGACACAGCGTCAGGATGGACACAGTGCCGGGACGGACACGGCGCCAGGACGGAGACGCCGCCGGGACGGAGACGCCGCCGGGACGGAGACGGCACCGGGACGGACATGGCACCGGGACGGAGACGCTGCTGGGACAGAGATGCCGACAGGATGGAGATGGCGCCGGGATGGAGACGGCGCCGGGACGGACACGGCGCCGGGACGGACACGGCACCGGCATGGACATGGCACCGGGACGGAGATGCCGCCAGGACAGAGATGCCGACAGGATGGAGACGGCGCCGGGACGGACACAGTGCTGGGACAGAGACACCACCGGGACGGACACGGCACCGGGACGGAGACGGCACCAGGCCGGACATGGCACCGGGATAGAGACACCACCGGAATGGATACGCCACCGGGACGGACACGGCACGGTGACAGCACGGTGACAGCTCTGGCCACACCGGGATCCGGCATCACCATCCGGAGCCGGCGATGAACAGGATGGCAAAAGCCGGACGGAGAGAAACCGGAGTCGCCATCCCGACGCCGCCGTACCTGGTGCAGCGCGGTGAGACCGTCCTCGTTGCAGAGGTCGGGGCTGATTCCGCTCTGCAGGAATTGCTGGACtgcgggagaaaaaaaaaatatataataaaaaaaaaaaaaaatgcggattttttcccccattttgccGGCCCCACGGAGCATCCCGCCGGAATTAAAGCCGGCTGCCGGCACTTTGGCCGGGACTTCGGCCTCATCGCGGTCAAAGCCCCGCCGCGTCGATGCCAAACGCTCGGCTACCTCCAGGCGGGGATGCCGTGTGCCGGATTTATGGATGCCGGCTCCGAGCCGccggctctttttttttttttttttttgggatatttaaaggcaaaaaattgGGATTTCCGGCTCATTTTTAAGGCTGAAATTGTTCGATTTTGGAGGGTTTTGGGGGAGTTTTGGGGGGTCGAAGGAGCCCCCGAAAGCGGCAGTTCCGGCGTTCCCACCTTCCTCGGCGTCGTGCCGACCGGCCGCTTCCAAGAGCCGGACGCTGTCTGGGAATGTCACCCTTTTTCCttggctcttcctcctcctcctcttcctctcgcTTCCCAACTTCAGGCCCGGCGTCTCCTTTTCCGCCTGCGCCCATTTTTTCAGCTGCTGGGCCCGGCGTTTTTGGGCGTGTTTCAAGCGTTCCGGCGTGTTGAGCCGCGTCACCGCCGGCATCTCCGCCAGCAGTTCCAGGTGATCCGCCATGGCGAGGAATCGAGTGGGAAAAAGGGAACGTATCCCACCGGGAATACAAGATAGGGAAGCGTCGGCTCCCCAAGCGGCATCACCCGCCGTCCCACGCAGCGGGGAAGGGTTGGGTTTATCCCTGGATGACGGTGTTTTTCCGGAACTTCGATGCCGGCTCCGGAGACAGGGATCGGCGTTTCGGAAGCATCTCCCCACTCCGGATGCTCCTTTTCCCGCTTTTTAGCACCCAAAATGGCGGCAGGGGGAGGTCAGAGGGTCCCGTTAAACCTTAGGGGGGGCGATCCCTTCCCGGCACGGCGGTGATTTGGGATGGAGCCGGCCGGTGACGCCGGATCCGAAGGCACGGAGGAGTGAGGCCGGTGAAATGCCGTCAGTCCGATCCCAAATGCTCGTTATTATCCCGACGCGATTTTGCCTTCCCACTTTTCGGAAGCATTTGATGATCATTCAGCAGCCGCCGTCGCTCCGGT contains these protein-coding regions:
- the PPP1R16A gene encoding protein phosphatase 1 regulatory subunit 16A produces the protein MADHLELLAEMPAVTRLNTPERLKHAQKRRAQQLKKWAQAEKETPGLKLGSERKRRRRKSQGKRVTFPDSVRLLEAAGRHDAEEVQQFLQSGISPDLCNEDGLTALHQCCIDDFGDVVTTLLDAGADVNARDSELWTPLHAAATCGHLRLVQLLVRRGADLLAVNSDGNMPYDLCEDEVTLECLENAMAEQGITQEKIEEARGATERAMVREIRRLIQAGDDLDAPRGHGATLLHIAAANGYAEAAELLLEHRASPDARDEDGWQPLHAAACWGQVPLVELLVAHGADLEGKSELEETPLDVCGDDDVRATLLELKQRHAALRRGQDKHRSLLQRRTSSAASRGKVVRRASLSHRADLYRKELRREAIVWQRGDSEDEDSQGHRG